The bacterium genome includes a window with the following:
- a CDS encoding 2-dehydropantoate 2-reductase — protein sequence MRVAIVGPGAMGLLFAARLADAAHDVALVGRAGEDGAGVTIELVEGDRVRSAHAHAATAEPFDLAVACVKSYDTSRAAREHAGLLRNAARVLTLQNGLGNVERLAEVVDPARLFAGTTTEAALREGVRRVRHTGQGLTSIGAVGETGDDDAEAIAAAFSAAGFAATTSARILADIWEKVAVNAGINALTAILGVPNGFIASDADARGLAIEAVGEAVEVARAEGVALDRAALQSRCLEVARLTAANRSSMLSDLIARRRTEIDDINGAIVRIGAAHHIDAPVNRVLAKLVLSLERRPPS from the coding sequence ATGCGCGTCGCCATCGTCGGCCCCGGCGCGATGGGGCTACTATTCGCGGCACGCCTGGCCGACGCCGCGCACGATGTGGCGCTTGTCGGCCGCGCGGGGGAAGACGGCGCGGGCGTCACGATCGAACTCGTCGAGGGCGATCGCGTCCGCTCGGCGCACGCGCACGCCGCGACGGCCGAGCCGTTCGATCTCGCCGTCGCGTGCGTGAAGTCGTACGACACAAGCCGCGCCGCGCGCGAGCACGCGGGCCTTCTGCGAAACGCCGCGCGCGTGCTGACGCTGCAAAACGGTCTTGGCAACGTCGAGCGGCTGGCCGAGGTCGTCGACCCCGCCCGCCTTTTCGCGGGCACGACGACCGAGGCGGCGCTGCGCGAGGGCGTGCGCCGCGTGCGTCACACGGGCCAGGGCCTGACAAGCATCGGCGCGGTCGGCGAGACGGGCGACGACGACGCCGAGGCGATCGCGGCCGCGTTTTCGGCGGCGGGCTTCGCGGCCACGACAAGCGCCCGCATCCTCGCGGACATCTGGGAGAAGGTGGCCGTGAATGCGGGCATCAACGCCCTGACGGCGATTCTCGGCGTGCCAAACGGCTTCATCGCGAGCGACGCCGACGCGCGCGGCCTGGCCATCGAGGCCGTGGGCGAGGCGGTCGAGGTCGCACGCGCCGAAGGCGTGGCGCTTGACCGCGCGGCGCTTCAATCGCGTTGCCTGGAGGTCGCGCGGCTGACGGCGGCCAATCGCTCGTCGATGCTCTCGGACCTTATCGCCCGGCGGCGCACCGAGATCGACGACATCAACGGCGCGATCGTGCGCATCGGGGCGGCGCATCACATCGACGCGCCGGTCAATCGCGTGCTGGCGAAACTCGTCCTGTCGCTCGAGCGAAGACCGCCGTCTTGA